The nucleotide window GGAGGAAGCGGGCACCCCGAACGTCGTGGGCGATATCCGCGCCTGCCTCTGCGTGATCCTGAAGGAAGAGATCGGGGCCCCCTACATGGCCGAGCGCAACCGCATCCTCGCCGCGCGCGCACTGGCCGTGCTGCAGGCGGCACCGAGGATCGAGGTGCTTGGCCTCACCGCGCCCGAGCGGCTTCCGATCCTGTCGTTCCGCATCCGCCACCCCGAGGGCGGCTTCGTGCATCAGCAGCTGACAACCCGGCTGCTGAGCGACCGCTACGGGATCCAGGCGCGCGGCGGTTGCGCCTGTGCGGGCCCCTATGTTCTCAAACTGCTTGGACTCGACGCCATCGCCCCGCAGCTGCGGGATGACATCCTGAACGGCAAGGAGCTGAAGAAGCCGGGGTTCGTCCGGCTCAACCTGTCGGTTCTGATGAGCGATGCCGAGGTGGACTACGTCCTGGGCAGTGTACGGGCGCTGTCGGACGAGGCGCACGGCTTTGAGTCCCTGTACGATGTCGACAGCGCCCGTGCGATCTTCACGTCGAAGGCCGCGTAGGGGCGCGCGCGCCTCTCAGGCGTAGTCGAGGGGAAGTTCGGTCGATGACCGGATCGTCTCCATTGCGAACATCGACGAGATGTCGTGGATATCCAGCTTCGAGATCAGGCGCTTGTAGACCCGGTCATAGGTAGCGATGTCGGGCACGACAGCGCGCAGCATGTAGTCGATCTCGCCGGCGAGGCGGAACACGTCGACAATCTCGGGAATTTCGCCCACGGCGCGCACGAAGGCCTGCGACCACTCTTCGGTGTGCTGGTTGGTGCGGATCGCCATGAAGACCGAGACGCCGACGTTCAGCTTCGTCTCGTCCAGCAGCGCCACGCGTTTCTTGATGTATCCCTGCTCTTGCAGCTTGCGGATCCGTCGCCAGCACGGCGTCGCGCTCAAACCGATCTCGTCCGCGATCTCCGACACCGACTGATCGGTACTGCGCTGCAGAAGCATGAGGATCTTGCGGTCGAATGAGTCGAGCATAGGCGTCCTGACGGTTGGATCGAGGATACTGCGCCCGGCGGACGGTCCGG belongs to Frigidibacter mobilis and includes:
- a CDS encoding Lrp/AsnC family transcriptional regulator; the encoded protein is MLDSFDRKILMLLQRSTDQSVSEIADEIGLSATPCWRRIRKLQEQGYIKKRVALLDETKLNVGVSVFMAIRTNQHTEEWSQAFVRAVGEIPEIVDVFRLAGEIDYMLRAVVPDIATYDRVYKRLISKLDIHDISSMFAMETIRSSTELPLDYA